In one Aromatoleum aromaticum EbN1 genomic region, the following are encoded:
- a CDS encoding Tll0287-like domain-containing protein, with the protein MKLMPALKCLPTPVAVALGCACLSFSALAADDAMLVEARAAASTLPPRLLAALNEKIAEVGPEGAIPVCKDMAPAMAKEVAASTGWQLKRVSLKPRNAQRATPDAWEKAALEEFDRRAAAGENPTGLEKGEVVEAAGGHVYRYAKALPTQALCLSCHGPRDQLKPEVRAVIDEHYPDDRATGYKEGEIRGAIVATKRL; encoded by the coding sequence ATGAAGCTCATGCCCGCCCTCAAGTGCCTCCCCACCCCCGTGGCCGTTGCGCTCGGCTGTGCCTGCCTGTCGTTTTCCGCGCTCGCCGCCGATGACGCGATGCTCGTGGAAGCGCGCGCAGCGGCATCCACACTACCGCCGAGGCTGCTGGCCGCGCTGAACGAGAAAATCGCCGAGGTGGGTCCCGAAGGGGCGATCCCGGTGTGCAAGGACATGGCGCCGGCCATGGCGAAAGAAGTCGCGGCGAGCACCGGGTGGCAGCTCAAGCGCGTGAGCCTGAAGCCGCGCAACGCGCAGCGCGCGACGCCGGACGCGTGGGAAAAAGCCGCGCTGGAAGAATTCGACCGACGCGCCGCCGCAGGCGAGAACCCTACCGGTCTCGAGAAAGGGGAAGTGGTCGAGGCCGCCGGCGGGCACGTCTATCGCTACGCGAAGGCCCTGCCGACCCAGGCGCTATGCCTGAGCTGCCACGGCCCACGCGACCAGCTCAAGCCTGAAGTCAGGGCGGTTATCGACGAGCATTATCCCGACGACCGCGCCACCGGTTACAAGGAAGGCGAGATCCGGGGAGCAATCGTCGCGACGAAGCGTCTCTGA
- a CDS encoding WYL domain-containing protein, with the protein MPLPLSHSQRERLAYLELRAYFVGELRRGDLEARFSIKPAAATRDLNAYREQAPDNLIYDRYVKAYVPTARFRPVFGFSADRVLSWLLNGFGDGQALKISRTIPCEGAGNLVQPDFAVLAELTRAIHAGQAMKIQYLSLSSGVAKRVIVPVALADNGSRWHVRAYDRKRSHFSDFVLTRITKVRTLSERVADHEQIQADTEWNRIVDLQLVPHPGLSHPEAVVADYGMKDGQLHLQVRAALAGYAVLRWGVDCSVDHRLDPSRHHLWLANPQTLNDVESAALAPGYGGAGDGGAGR; encoded by the coding sequence ATGCCGCTGCCACTTTCCCACTCGCAACGCGAGCGTCTCGCGTACCTCGAATTGCGAGCGTACTTTGTGGGGGAGTTGCGGCGGGGCGATCTGGAGGCACGCTTTTCGATCAAGCCCGCGGCGGCGACCCGCGATCTCAATGCCTACCGCGAGCAAGCGCCAGACAATCTGATCTACGACCGCTATGTGAAGGCGTACGTGCCGACTGCACGCTTTCGCCCCGTCTTTGGATTTTCTGCGGATCGAGTGCTTTCGTGGCTGCTGAACGGCTTCGGCGATGGGCAGGCATTGAAGATCAGCCGCACGATTCCATGCGAGGGAGCAGGCAATCTCGTTCAGCCCGATTTCGCAGTGCTGGCCGAACTCACCCGGGCGATTCATGCCGGACAGGCAATGAAGATTCAGTATCTCTCCTTGAGCTCCGGTGTCGCCAAACGGGTGATTGTTCCGGTGGCACTGGCCGACAACGGTTCTCGATGGCATGTACGCGCCTATGATCGCAAGCGAAGCCATTTTTCCGACTTCGTGCTGACGCGTATCACCAAGGTCCGGACGCTGTCAGAACGCGTCGCGGATCATGAGCAGATTCAGGCGGATACAGAGTGGAACCGGATTGTTGACCTGCAACTGGTACCGCATCCCGGACTCTCGCACCCGGAAGCGGTCGTGGCGGATTACGGCATGAAGGATGGGCAATTGCACCTTCAAGTTCGTGCCGCGCTGGCCGGTTACGCAGTGCTGCGCTGGGGGGTAGATTGCTCCGTAGATCACCGCCTGGATCCTTCTCGCCATCACCTTTGGCTTGCGAATCCGCAAACGCTCAATGACGTTGAGAGCGCCGCTCTCGCGCCGGGCTATGGTGGAGCCGGCGATGGCGGAGCGGGACGGTGA
- the rpmE gene encoding 50S ribosomal protein L31, which yields MKADIHPKYAEVQVTCSCGNTFETRSTLGKPALHVEVCAACHPFYTGKQKIVDTAGRVERFRQKYGNVQRLG from the coding sequence ATGAAAGCGGACATCCATCCCAAATACGCCGAAGTCCAGGTGACCTGCTCCTGCGGCAACACCTTCGAGACGCGCTCGACGCTCGGCAAGCCTGCGCTGCACGTCGAAGTGTGTGCGGCCTGCCACCCGTTCTACACGGGCAAGCAGAAGATCGTCGACACCGCCGGTCGTGTCGAACGTTTCCGCCAAAAATACGGCAACGTTCAGCGCCTCGGCTGA
- the pgi gene encoding glucose-6-phosphate isomerase → MRIAELFEHDAARFATLSFGHRGLLLDLSKQSIDAPALAALVDLAGQARLPDGIEALFAGEHLNFTEDRAVLHMALRGACAAPLEDAATLAQSQQRMRAFTVALRSGTMTGATGKPIRLVVNLGIGGSDLGPRMAAQALVPTGLRATPEVRFVANIDRRELDEALADADPASTLFVVSSKSFATAETLANAQAARAWLQAGLGAGCDPALHFTAVSNATDAAAAFGIPAERVFPLPEWVGGRYSVWSTIGLPLMIAIGASEFDAFLAGARAMDEHFRTAPPGENLPVLMGLAGLWNTDFLGIESLALLPYAHGLRSFAAWLQQLEMESNGKRCLRDGSGSVIHTSPIVWGGVGTVGQHAFHQLFYQGTRRVALDFIVPVAAADDVSQRSLVENAFAQSAALMSGRDLDTALASLRAKGLAESEAAVLAPHLVCPGNQPSTTVLLPALDAFSLGQLMALYEHKVFVQGWIWGINSFDQYGVELGKEMARSLSAGSGENHDASTAGLMAAAEAMRRTPDRS, encoded by the coding sequence ATGCGCATCGCGGAACTGTTCGAGCATGACGCCGCGCGCTTCGCGACCTTGTCCTTCGGCCACCGCGGCCTGCTGCTCGACCTGTCGAAGCAATCGATCGACGCGCCGGCACTCGCTGCGCTCGTCGATCTCGCTGGCCAGGCTCGCTTGCCGGACGGCATCGAAGCGCTTTTCGCCGGCGAGCATCTGAATTTCACCGAAGACCGCGCGGTGCTGCACATGGCACTGCGTGGCGCCTGCGCAGCCCCGCTCGAAGACGCCGCGACCCTCGCGCAATCACAACAGCGCATGCGTGCGTTCACCGTGGCGCTGCGCAGCGGAACGATGACCGGTGCGACAGGAAAACCGATCCGCCTGGTCGTCAACCTCGGCATCGGCGGCTCCGACCTCGGCCCCCGCATGGCGGCACAGGCACTCGTACCGACCGGGTTGCGCGCGACACCGGAAGTCCGCTTTGTCGCGAACATCGATCGGCGCGAGCTCGACGAAGCGCTCGCCGACGCAGACCCGGCCAGCACGTTGTTCGTCGTCTCCTCGAAAAGCTTTGCGACCGCCGAAACCCTGGCCAATGCGCAGGCAGCCCGGGCGTGGCTGCAGGCAGGCCTGGGAGCCGGGTGCGATCCGGCGCTGCATTTCACTGCAGTCAGCAATGCGACCGACGCTGCGGCCGCATTCGGAATTCCCGCGGAACGCGTCTTCCCGCTGCCCGAATGGGTCGGAGGACGCTATTCCGTGTGGTCGACGATCGGGCTGCCACTGATGATCGCGATCGGCGCGAGCGAGTTCGACGCATTCCTGGCCGGCGCCCGGGCGATGGACGAACACTTCCGCACCGCGCCGCCGGGCGAAAATCTTCCGGTCCTGATGGGCCTGGCAGGCCTGTGGAATACCGATTTTCTTGGCATCGAAAGTCTCGCGCTGCTGCCCTATGCGCACGGCCTGCGCAGTTTCGCCGCGTGGCTGCAGCAGCTCGAAATGGAAAGCAACGGCAAGCGTTGCCTGCGCGACGGCTCCGGGAGCGTCATCCACACTTCGCCGATCGTGTGGGGCGGCGTCGGCACCGTCGGCCAGCATGCATTCCACCAGCTGTTTTACCAGGGCACGCGTCGCGTCGCACTCGATTTCATCGTCCCGGTCGCGGCGGCTGACGACGTCTCCCAGCGCTCCCTGGTCGAGAATGCGTTCGCTCAGTCGGCCGCGCTGATGAGCGGGCGCGACCTCGACACGGCGCTCGCCAGCCTGCGCGCGAAAGGACTTGCGGAAAGCGAAGCGGCAGTGCTCGCGCCGCATCTGGTCTGTCCGGGCAACCAGCCGAGCACGACGGTGCTGCTGCCCGCGCTCGACGCGTTCTCGCTCGGCCAGCTGATGGCCCTGTACGAGCACAAGGTGTTCGTGCAAGGCTGGATCTGGGGAATCAACAGTTTCGACCAGTACGGCGTCGAGCTGGGCAAGGAGATGGCGCGCAGTCTTTCAGCAGGGTCGGGCGAGAATCACGATGCGTCCACTGCAGGCCTGATGGCGGCAGCCGAGGCGATGCGGCGCACTCCCGACCGCAGCTGA
- the orn gene encoding oligoribonuclease codes for MAQDQNHLIWLDMEMTGLQPDSDRIIEIAIVITDSQLNTVAEAPVIAVHQPDSVLDAMDEWNRNTHGKSGLTDRVKASLIGEADAEAQMLAFLQQHVPAHTSPMCGNSICQDRRFMARYMPHLEAWFHYRNLDVSTLKELAKRWRPEVYKGVEKKGKHEALADIRESIAELRHYRDNFLRLVP; via the coding sequence ATGGCACAGGATCAGAACCACCTCATCTGGCTGGACATGGAGATGACCGGCCTCCAGCCCGATTCCGACCGCATCATCGAGATCGCGATCGTGATCACCGACTCCCAGCTCAACACCGTCGCCGAAGCGCCGGTGATCGCCGTGCACCAGCCCGACAGCGTGCTCGACGCAATGGACGAGTGGAACCGGAACACGCACGGCAAATCGGGTCTGACCGATCGCGTCAAGGCGTCGCTGATCGGTGAAGCCGACGCGGAGGCGCAGATGCTCGCGTTCCTGCAGCAACACGTGCCGGCGCACACGTCGCCGATGTGCGGCAACTCGATATGCCAGGACCGCCGCTTCATGGCACGCTACATGCCGCACCTCGAAGCCTGGTTCCACTATCGCAACCTCGACGTGTCGACACTGAAGGAACTCGCCAAACGCTGGCGGCCCGAGGTGTACAAGGGGGTCGAGAAAAAGGGCAAGCACGAAGCGCTCGCCGACATTCGCGAGTCGATCGCCGAACTGCGCCACTACCGGGACAATTTCCTGCGCCTCGTGCCGTGA
- a CDS encoding DUF1819 family protein — MTKSPALYNAEISAGSLMLVESRRIARLLLTHPDRVTWVDTLKHDNILQKKSPATARRQARLIRNRLETLDELGWQMVADGEQEIALQILLAAAIKHSRLLGDFMRDVVAEHLRRLEHTLSPANWDAFLADCAQRDSVVGTWSPGTQAKLLQVVLRMLAEARYLESTRNLQLTPPMLHPEVLRYLQARSETAVLAAMELKQ, encoded by the coding sequence GTGACAAAATCTCCTGCGCTCTATAACGCCGAAATCTCGGCTGGCTCTCTGATGCTGGTCGAAAGTCGCCGCATTGCCCGCCTGCTGCTCACTCATCCGGATCGCGTTACCTGGGTTGACACCCTCAAGCACGACAACATCCTGCAAAAAAAGTCTCCGGCCACCGCCCGTCGCCAGGCGCGACTCATCCGCAATCGGCTGGAAACGCTGGATGAATTGGGCTGGCAGATGGTGGCCGATGGGGAACAGGAAATCGCGCTGCAGATCCTGCTCGCTGCGGCAATCAAGCACAGCCGGTTGCTCGGGGATTTCATGCGCGATGTGGTGGCCGAGCACTTGCGCCGACTGGAGCACACCTTGTCGCCCGCCAACTGGGACGCCTTTCTGGCTGATTGCGCACAGCGCGACTCCGTAGTGGGGACGTGGTCGCCCGGCACGCAGGCCAAGCTTCTGCAGGTCGTGCTGCGCATGCTGGCCGAAGCGCGCTATCTCGAATCCACCCGCAACCTGCAACTGACGCCCCCGATGTTGCACCCCGAGGTGCTGCGCTACTTGCAGGCGCGATCGGAAACCGCAGTGCTTGCCGCCATGGAACTCAAGCAATGA
- the rsgA gene encoding ribosome small subunit-dependent GTPase A: protein MTASPSPDSGASLNGVITAAFGRHYEVDIAAHHAASGAAPGQPRLKCYPRGKKSVFACGDEVEVSPTGSGQGVINRLHPRRNLLWRSDAFREKLIAANLTQVVVVVATEPGFSDLLISRCIAAAESQQISTLIVLNKADLRDQLPAARRILAPFEKLDYRIVELSAREGAGALRPFLAGERSILVGQSGMGKSTLTNALIPEAQAATREISEALNSGKHTTTFARLYALDGGWLIDSPGLQAFGLAHLTADELAASFVEFAPHLGKCRFRDCLHESEPGCALRAAIAADAIDARRFEHFRVIREEITHAKRQTQGW from the coding sequence TTGACTGCCTCCCCATCGCCCGACAGCGGCGCAAGCCTGAACGGCGTCATCACCGCAGCGTTCGGCCGTCACTATGAAGTCGATATCGCCGCCCATCACGCTGCAAGCGGCGCCGCGCCGGGGCAGCCGCGGCTGAAGTGCTATCCGCGCGGCAAGAAAAGCGTCTTTGCGTGCGGCGACGAAGTCGAAGTCAGCCCTACCGGCAGCGGACAGGGCGTCATCAACCGCTTGCACCCGCGCCGCAACCTGCTGTGGCGTTCGGACGCGTTCCGCGAAAAGCTCATCGCCGCGAACCTCACGCAGGTCGTGGTCGTCGTCGCGACCGAACCGGGTTTCTCGGACCTGTTGATCTCGCGCTGCATCGCCGCCGCCGAAAGCCAGCAGATCAGCACCCTGATCGTGCTGAACAAGGCCGATCTGCGTGATCAGTTGCCGGCCGCCCGGCGAATCCTCGCGCCGTTCGAGAAACTGGACTACCGCATCGTCGAACTCAGTGCCCGCGAAGGCGCCGGAGCGCTGCGTCCTTTCCTCGCCGGCGAACGGAGCATCCTGGTGGGCCAGTCGGGCATGGGCAAATCGACCCTGACGAACGCCCTGATCCCCGAGGCGCAGGCGGCGACGCGCGAGATTTCGGAAGCGCTGAACAGCGGCAAGCACACGACAACGTTCGCGCGCCTTTATGCGCTTGACGGTGGCTGGCTGATCGACAGCCCCGGCCTGCAAGCCTTCGGCCTCGCGCACCTGACTGCCGACGAACTGGCGGCAAGCTTCGTCGAGTTCGCGCCGCACCTCGGAAAATGCCGCTTCCGCGACTGCCTGCACGAGTCCGAACCGGGATGCGCGCTGCGGGCGGCGATTGCAGCGGACGCGATCGATGCGCGACGCTTCGAGCATTTCCGCGTCATTCGCGAAGAGATCACCCACGCAAAACGGCAAACGCAGGGCTGGTGA
- a CDS encoding M48 family metallopeptidase, which yields MAPDTFSNLFVAALLATLFIKVALMVRQRHHVRGRREQVPAPFADSIGLESHRKAADYTCARMALGVVDATVGAAFVLALTLGGGLQAMHRVLAGWFDPDGLAHGIALLAALGVLGWLIELPFVLYRTFVIEKRFGFNRMTPALYVADVAREALLAALIGLPVLAAVLWLMGAMGEHWWLWVWLFWFAFNLLGLFVWPTFIAPLFNKFTPLADEALRKRVENLLARCGFRSRGLFVMDGSRRSAHGNAYFTGFGAAKRIVFFDTLLDKLSPAEVEAVLAHELGHFHHRHIWKRLAVVAATSLALLWLLAWLMGQSWFFAGLGIDDGAGGTAVALALFALVLPVFAFPLGPLMSHWSRVHEFQADAYAARQASATDLAAALVKLYRDNASTLTPDPLYSRFFDSHPPASLRVSRLRAGT from the coding sequence ATGGCACCCGACACTTTCTCGAACCTGTTCGTTGCCGCACTTCTCGCCACCCTGTTCATCAAGGTCGCGCTGATGGTGCGCCAGAGGCATCACGTGCGGGGGCGGCGGGAACAGGTGCCTGCACCGTTCGCGGATTCGATCGGTCTCGAATCGCATCGCAAGGCTGCCGATTACACCTGCGCACGAATGGCACTGGGCGTCGTCGACGCCACGGTCGGGGCGGCTTTCGTGCTGGCACTGACGCTCGGCGGGGGCCTGCAGGCGATGCACCGCGTCCTTGCGGGATGGTTCGACCCTGACGGGCTCGCCCATGGCATTGCGCTGCTCGCCGCGCTCGGCGTCCTCGGCTGGCTCATCGAATTGCCGTTCGTGCTATACCGCACTTTCGTCATCGAAAAACGTTTCGGCTTCAACAGGATGACTCCGGCACTCTACGTCGCCGACGTCGCGCGCGAAGCGCTCCTTGCCGCGCTCATCGGCCTGCCGGTGCTCGCCGCGGTGCTGTGGCTGATGGGCGCGATGGGCGAGCACTGGTGGCTGTGGGTGTGGCTGTTCTGGTTTGCATTCAACCTGCTCGGACTGTTCGTCTGGCCGACGTTCATCGCCCCGCTGTTCAACAAGTTCACCCCGCTCGCCGACGAGGCGCTGCGAAAGCGCGTCGAAAACCTTCTGGCGCGCTGCGGTTTCCGCTCGCGCGGACTGTTCGTCATGGACGGTTCGCGTCGTTCGGCGCACGGCAACGCCTACTTCACGGGTTTCGGTGCGGCCAAGCGCATCGTGTTCTTCGATACGCTGCTCGACAAGCTCAGCCCCGCCGAAGTCGAGGCCGTGCTCGCGCACGAACTCGGGCACTTCCATCATCGGCACATCTGGAAGCGGCTCGCGGTGGTCGCCGCCACGAGCCTCGCGCTGCTCTGGCTGCTCGCGTGGCTGATGGGACAGTCGTGGTTCTTCGCCGGACTCGGCATCGACGACGGAGCCGGCGGCACCGCCGTCGCCCTGGCGCTGTTCGCGCTTGTCCTGCCGGTGTTCGCGTTTCCGCTCGGACCGCTGATGAGCCACTGGTCGCGGGTGCACGAGTTTCAGGCCGACGCATACGCGGCCCGCCAAGCGAGCGCAACCGATCTCGCCGCGGCGCTGGTCAAGCTGTATCGCGACAATGCGTCGACGCTGACGCCTGATCCGCTGTATTCGCGCTTTTTCGATTCCCACCCGCCAGCTTCGCTGCGGGTTTCGCGCCTGCGCGCAGGCACGTGA
- a CDS encoding ArnT family glycosyltransferase, translating into MTRAPNSPLPKQHLYGAAGLAVLVGLYLLVGLTGHVPWRGDDARHFGPIFEMLQGNGLLFPLIAGEPSTSFPPLYYWTGSVFALLFGWLLPPHDAARLATTLYTALAIFWIARASARLYGKHTRTPAALLTLGTLGLVLHAHETQPMIAVMSFVAMTLAGLSLIPTRPALGSLQAAAGSVLAFLAGGLPGVMLTLPLFLVVVIACPECRNPRASGGLILGLSLAVGAGALWPLVLHYQAPELLALWWRREWLEFGADPLRRDEFSRLVELFGWFAWPLWPIALWSLWRARRQLMRISWLLPIASALLAGSWVIANGSLAQATMLPLIPPLALLAAAGIPTLRRGAANAFDWFAVMTFIVFALLVWIAWTAQAVSWPPGLARHVARVAPGFELKGSVSQALAGLGICVTWIVLMWRLPRSFNRGPASWAMGMTTLWCLAVVLLMPWFDYDRSYRPVATSLAIALAGERSDCVAMLELSPSQRASFHYFAGVRPERVSGNETVCSFLLVYDSRNPAALRPAQEWQQIWEYRRGGGKQLETFRLYRRD; encoded by the coding sequence ATGACTCGCGCCCCCAACTCTCCCCTGCCGAAACAGCACCTCTACGGAGCGGCCGGGCTGGCCGTGCTCGTCGGGCTGTATCTTCTTGTCGGGCTGACCGGCCACGTCCCGTGGCGTGGCGACGACGCCCGGCATTTCGGCCCGATCTTCGAGATGCTGCAGGGCAACGGCCTTCTGTTCCCGCTGATCGCCGGCGAACCGTCGACAAGTTTCCCGCCGCTGTATTACTGGACGGGTTCGGTGTTTGCGCTGCTGTTCGGCTGGCTGCTGCCGCCCCACGATGCGGCGCGCCTCGCCACCACGCTATACACGGCGCTCGCGATCTTCTGGATCGCCCGTGCTTCGGCGCGGCTGTACGGCAAGCACACGCGCACTCCGGCTGCGCTGTTGACGCTGGGCACGCTGGGACTGGTGCTCCACGCGCACGAAACCCAGCCGATGATCGCCGTGATGTCGTTCGTCGCGATGACCCTTGCCGGCCTGTCGCTGATCCCGACGCGGCCCGCCCTCGGCAGCCTCCAGGCCGCTGCGGGCTCGGTGCTCGCATTTCTCGCCGGCGGCCTGCCCGGCGTGATGCTGACGCTGCCGCTGTTTCTCGTCGTCGTCATTGCGTGCCCCGAGTGCCGCAACCCGCGCGCCAGCGGCGGCCTGATTCTCGGACTGAGCCTCGCCGTGGGAGCCGGCGCGCTGTGGCCGCTGGTTCTTCACTACCAGGCTCCCGAACTGCTCGCGCTGTGGTGGCGCAGGGAATGGCTCGAGTTCGGTGCGGACCCGCTGCGGCGCGACGAGTTTTCCCGGCTGGTCGAACTGTTCGGCTGGTTCGCCTGGCCATTGTGGCCGATCGCGCTGTGGTCGTTGTGGCGGGCGCGCCGCCAGCTGATGCGGATTTCCTGGCTCCTGCCGATCGCGTCAGCGCTGCTCGCCGGCAGCTGGGTCATCGCCAACGGCAGCCTCGCGCAGGCAACGATGCTTCCGCTGATCCCTCCGCTCGCGTTGCTCGCCGCAGCGGGTATTCCGACGCTGCGCCGCGGCGCAGCCAACGCTTTCGACTGGTTTGCGGTGATGACCTTCATCGTCTTCGCGCTGCTGGTCTGGATCGCGTGGACGGCCCAAGCCGTTTCCTGGCCTCCCGGGCTTGCGCGCCACGTCGCGAGAGTCGCCCCGGGGTTCGAACTCAAAGGAAGCGTGTCGCAGGCGCTTGCCGGGCTCGGCATCTGTGTGACCTGGATCGTGTTGATGTGGCGATTGCCACGCTCCTTCAATCGCGGCCCGGCAAGCTGGGCGATGGGCATGACGACGTTGTGGTGCCTCGCCGTCGTGCTGCTGATGCCGTGGTTCGACTACGACCGCAGCTACCGGCCGGTTGCTACGTCGCTGGCCATCGCGCTGGCGGGGGAAAGGAGCGACTGCGTCGCGATGCTCGAGCTGTCGCCAAGCCAGCGCGCCTCGTTCCACTATTTCGCCGGCGTGCGACCCGAAAGGGTTTCCGGCAATGAAACGGTCTGCAGCTTTTTGCTGGTGTACGATAGCCGCAACCCTGCCGCGCTCCGGCCAGCCCAGGAATGGCAGCAGATCTGGGAGTATCGCCGTGGAGGTGGCAAACAACTCGAAACATTCCGTCTTTATCGCCGTGACTGA
- a CDS encoding CobD/CbiB family protein: MTLFSLIVALLIEQLRPLPVRQVVLDPLRRFSGVLVDRFNDGRARNGTLAWWLLMLLAVLGGALVFVLLWLIHPALAFAFNIAVLYLTMGFRQESHYFTDIHLALRMDELARARTLLGEWRGGQYSEASSSEVARLAIEKALVAAHRNVFGVVFWFIVMPGPTGAILYRLARFLGEEWGQRRDAEFGEFGRFARKAFAVIDWVPARLTAASFSVVGDFEDALFCWRTQAMLWGERASGILIAAGAGALGVRLGMPVHESGEIVERPEMGVGAEADAEYMQSTVGLVWRALVLCLLMLALVVIAGWVGR; encoded by the coding sequence ATGACGCTTTTCTCGCTGATCGTTGCGCTGCTCATCGAGCAGCTGCGCCCGCTGCCGGTCCGGCAGGTGGTTCTGGATCCCCTTAGACGGTTTTCCGGCGTACTTGTTGACCGCTTCAACGACGGCCGGGCGCGGAACGGAACGCTCGCGTGGTGGTTGCTGATGCTTCTCGCGGTTTTGGGAGGCGCGTTGGTCTTCGTCCTGCTGTGGCTGATCCACCCGGCGCTCGCGTTCGCGTTCAATATCGCCGTACTGTATCTGACGATGGGCTTTCGTCAGGAGAGCCATTACTTCACCGACATCCACCTCGCGCTGCGCATGGACGAACTTGCCCGCGCCCGCACGCTCCTCGGCGAATGGCGCGGCGGACAGTATTCCGAGGCGAGTTCGAGCGAGGTGGCGCGGCTCGCGATCGAGAAAGCGCTCGTCGCGGCGCACCGCAACGTGTTCGGTGTGGTGTTCTGGTTCATCGTCATGCCCGGGCCGACAGGCGCGATTTTGTATCGCCTGGCGCGCTTCCTCGGTGAAGAATGGGGGCAGCGCCGTGATGCCGAATTCGGCGAGTTCGGCCGCTTCGCGAGAAAAGCATTCGCGGTCATTGACTGGGTGCCGGCCCGCCTGACCGCAGCGTCGTTTTCGGTCGTCGGCGACTTCGAGGACGCGCTGTTCTGCTGGCGTACCCAGGCGATGCTTTGGGGCGAAAGGGCGTCCGGTATACTGATTGCCGCGGGTGCGGGAGCGCTGGGAGTGCGTCTGGGAATGCCCGTGCACGAATCCGGCGAGATCGTCGAGCGGCCGGAAATGGGCGTCGGCGCGGAAGCCGATGCCGAATACATGCAGAGTACCGTGGGCCTGGTATGGCGAGCGCTGGTGCTTTGCCTGTTAATGCTCGCTTTGGTTGTGATAGCCGGTTGGGTTGGTCGTTGA
- a CDS encoding acetyl-CoA C-acyltransferase family protein — protein MANREVVVLSAVRSAVGGFGGSLKDMEPAELGAVVVKEAIARSGVDAKQISFAAVGNCIPTESRYPYVARLATVQGGMSMDSVAFAVNRLCGSAQQAIVNSAQAIMLGDADFAIGGGVEVMSRGAYLLPALRSGARMGDTKAIDAMVAVLTDPFGVGHMGVTAENLTTKWNISREEQDAFALESQNRAAAAIADGRFKSQIVPITFETRKGPVVFDTDEHPRMTTMEALGKMKPAFKKDGSVTAGNASGINDAASFLVLAEAGKAAAAGHKPIARLVAYAIAGVPNDLMGEGPIPASKLALQRAGLTLDKIDVIESNEAFAAQSIAVNRGLDLDPKKTNPNGGAIALGHPVGATGGVIITKLLHELIRVNGRYGMATMCIGGGQGITTIWERV, from the coding sequence ATGGCGAATCGTGAAGTAGTGGTTTTGAGTGCGGTACGTTCGGCGGTCGGCGGTTTCGGCGGTTCGCTGAAGGACATGGAACCGGCTGAACTCGGCGCTGTGGTCGTCAAGGAAGCGATTGCCCGCTCCGGCGTGGACGCGAAGCAGATCAGCTTCGCCGCGGTCGGCAACTGCATCCCGACCGAGTCGCGCTACCCTTACGTCGCGCGCCTGGCGACGGTGCAGGGCGGCATGTCGATGGATTCGGTCGCCTTCGCGGTCAACCGCCTGTGCGGATCGGCGCAGCAGGCAATCGTCAATTCGGCGCAGGCCATCATGCTCGGCGACGCGGATTTCGCGATCGGCGGCGGCGTCGAAGTGATGTCGCGCGGCGCGTACCTGCTGCCGGCGCTGCGCAGCGGCGCTCGCATGGGAGACACCAAGGCGATCGACGCGATGGTTGCAGTCCTGACCGATCCGTTCGGGGTCGGACACATGGGTGTGACCGCAGAAAACCTGACGACGAAGTGGAACATCAGCCGCGAGGAGCAGGACGCATTCGCGCTGGAGTCGCAGAACCGTGCGGCGGCGGCGATCGCCGATGGCCGTTTCAAGAGCCAGATCGTGCCCATCACGTTCGAGACGCGCAAAGGACCGGTCGTCTTCGACACCGACGAGCATCCGCGCATGACGACGATGGAAGCGCTGGGGAAGATGAAGCCGGCCTTCAAGAAGGACGGTTCGGTGACTGCTGGCAACGCTTCGGGCATCAACGACGCGGCGAGCTTCCTGGTCCTGGCCGAGGCGGGCAAGGCTGCGGCCGCAGGGCACAAGCCGATCGCACGCCTGGTCGCTTACGCGATCGCCGGCGTGCCGAACGACCTGATGGGCGAAGGCCCGATCCCCGCTTCGAAGCTCGCGCTGCAGCGCGCCGGGCTGACGCTGGACAAGATCGATGTCATCGAATCGAACGAAGCGTTTGCCGCTCAGTCGATCGCTGTCAACCGTGGCCTCGACCTCGACCCGAAGAAGACGAACCCGAACGGCGGCGCTATCGCGCTCGGCCATCCGGTCGGTGCGACCGGCGGGGTGATCATCACCAAGCTGCTGCACGAGCTGATCCGCGTCAATGGCCGCTACGGCATGGCGACGATGTGCATCGGCGGCGGCCAGGGCATCACGACGATCTGGGAACGCGTCTGA